The Salvia miltiorrhiza cultivar Shanhuang (shh) chromosome 2, IMPLAD_Smil_shh, whole genome shotgun sequence DNA window AGATCTTTTATAATTTCGTGAGTTTTCTAAATTAATGAAGTCATTACGTATTAGTGGAGTAAGTGGACCAATCAAATTTAATGACTAACAACATTTAGATACAAATACAGTATTACggaaaacaaatgaattaatctaattaatcaaCACACTCATAAAAGAATCTAAAAATCTAACAAGGAATCTGCTTGGTGAACCACTTCATCACAGAAAACGGAGCCTTTATCAGCCCTATCGCTAATTCTACGATCACCGTCACGCACAGGCAACACGGACACAAGCAGCTCAGCAAAATCCTGCAATCGCCAAAACAACTAATTCGTTAATTCACCAAAAATCTGCATTCTAATATAGTTGACCTAATATATTTTTTACCCAGTCCACCTAAATTTCAGCAAGGATTTCAATTTATAAATgctagagggagagagagagaggtaccCGACGATCCAGATGACGACGCCGACGATGGAGAGGAGGAGGGCGACAAAGGCGAAGGGGAGGCCGAGGAGAAAGCCCAAGGGGCGGCATCTGCAATcgtcgtcgtcgccgccgcAGCACATATCTGAATCTGTAGAGCTCAAGATTGAAATTTTAGGGAATTTGGGTGAGGTTGTGATTTGGGGGATGAATAAAAGAGAGATGAAGTAGAGGTATTCCTAACTGAAACAGAAGAAGTTTCCGAGAAGTAAAGGTCGTGGGCTGCCAAAACGTGTTGTGCGGAATTATCTATACCGCCACATGGCGGTTGGTGATATCGATACCCAAATCCAATTATTGCTAACTTCTTTTATTACTCCTTCCCTCCCACTTCAATacactcattttcttttttggataaaaaaaaattataattaattgatatggaccacaccactttactacaatttttctactaaaaaataagttttcttaatctccatgccccaaaaaagtgagcctattgaaatggaacggagggagtacttcatAATAACAAAGATATTTTCTGGGAAAAATTGTTTTGctaacaaaatattataaaattcatgtatttaattttttatatttgaaataaaaataaaactttttacacattttagttattttttaaaaaactaaaaagtaaataaataattgcaaaaaaaaagtaacaaataaaattacaatgtgTACACAATAATAAATCTAAcaacattctatttttattttgaacaaaaatatttaaatacattgaATTTAAAGTTATAATGGCCATCCATAATATGGCCAAATAGCatcacccatttttttttttgagagagcagaACAAAGATAATTTGTCCCAAATTTAAATTATAGATTTAAAGTtatgattatctcattacctaaaccaaacaacaagtaatagattcaattacttgattccatttccaacctctaaaaatatccaaccaaacgtgggctaaaTGATCTATAATTTAAACTCAagacaaattaagaaaatggtgggtttaataaaattaagaaaaataacatAGAAAAAGTgaaagattttatttatttaggaaTTTGGTACGCaagataaaattttgaaataattaatattattggttggtaaaaaaaatacaagctACTCTCTTATACAACTTGttattaggggtgagcaaaaaatctgaaaccgaataaccgagcCGATCCAaatcgaaattttaaaatatggttcggttttttcggttcagtttgattttttttttcataaaatttcggtttttcggttcgaattttttaaaaccgaacaaaaccgaaaaaccgaattatatttataatattttaattataattttataatatctaacttctaatatttttttaattttatagttttttttggaatttttgggttttttttcgaaaattttggttttttcgatttttttttcaaaaatttaggttttcttcggattaattcaatttttcggttcggttcggttttaattataaaaattttggttaattcggttcggtttgttcggttaattcggttcggatcgattttttttttaaaaatcgaactaaaatatggtttgatttggttttagcaaaaaccgaaccatataactgaatgctcacccctacttgTTATATCATACAACAAGATAGTGCAAGAaagacatactccctccgtcccatataaACGAAAAATTCCTTCATGATTAAAATGTAGTGCATGCCAAGTGTCGcggcaaaattgtaattaacaTTGAGTGCATGTAttataaataattcaaaatttaattataataaccATGGTTGATGATAGGTCACACCGTCCTTTTGTGTGTCAGCTGCACTCTTCTCCATGAAAAACAATGCAAGACGTTGGTTTTTTGTTTTGGAGACTAAATCATGCCGGTGAAAGCATATTCGCATAGGGTTAATCGTGGTGAGTCAATAGGTGTTTGGATTTTCATAAATGGTGGGAAAAAAAAGTCCCCGACAATGGTCGAAATTCTTTAGAATGCATTAATGAACGTATTGGCGCCGAAAAAATGCCGGTGAAGGTGGATTTGGGTTCGGCTGGTGGAGGGCTTCTCGACGCAGTGTCAACTTTCCAAAATGgctccaaaaaaaattaagtccATGACGTTTGTCTTGGAGTTGACACCAtcttgttttatattttttttaaaatttaatgtgTCTTTATTTTCTTCACCACTGATGCGGTGTGATATGATGCAGTTAAATTTGAGGgctgaaattgaaattggtaTTGGGTGTGTGTCTTAGTTGTTGTGTAATGAAGACTTCTGTTGGGTCCATGAGGGTTACGGAACTGGTGTATGGGAGGGATACACTAGAAGGCTAATTTTGACTTTTAAAACTTTTAAAGCTTCTTTTGAAATACTCACTTCTGTAAACTGAAGTAATGTTGACTGATACTGGAGTAAGACGACACAAAATTTCAGTCA harbors:
- the LOC131013519 gene encoding signaling peptide TAXIMIN 1-like gives rise to the protein MCCGGDDDDCRCRPLGFLLGLPFAFVALLLSIVGVVIWIVGILLSCLCPCCLCVTVIVELAIGLIKAPFSVMKWFTKQIPC